In Wolbachia endosymbiont (group B) of Germaria angustata, the following are encoded in one genomic region:
- a CDS encoding DUF1284 domain-containing protein, with product MIRFRPHHFMCTLTFQGYGYSQSFVENYKKIASKVISDPNTKIEVVDNLDAICSVCPNQTKQGKCTTQAKVLELDRRHMEILGIKIGEILTWNEAVKRIRKKMSLEKFDYACEECNWQPYGMCRSALLTHSK from the coding sequence ATGATAAGGTTTCGTCCTCATCATTTTATGTGCACTCTTACATTTCAAGGGTATGGATATTCTCAGAGCTTTGTAGAAAATTACAAAAAGATAGCAAGTAAAGTAATTAGTGATCCTAATACTAAAATCGAAGTAGTTGATAATCTTGACGCTATTTGTAGTGTTTGCCCAAACCAGACTAAACAAGGTAAATGTACCACACAGGCTAAAGTTTTAGAGCTAGATAGAAGGCATATGGAAATTTTAGGAATAAAAATTGGCGAGATTTTGACCTGGAATGAAGCAGTAAAAAGAATTAGAAAGAAAATGTCTTTAGAGAAATTTGACTACGCATGTGAGGAGTGTAATTGGCAACCATATGGAATGTGTAGAAGTGCTCTTTTAACTCATTCTAAATAG
- the dapF gene encoding diaminopimelate epimerase, with amino-acid sequence MVSNLTDKIPFVKMHGTGNSFVIIDSRSANNLDWNYRQIADQGSCDQVIIITMSNAANCFMYIYNADGSRAEMCGNAARCVGYLIMLEKGTEYITIELINNRILECFKVGDKSIKVNMGKPLLKWNEIPLSCECDPLYLPIEVEMLKEPVAVNIGNPHIVFFVDNISEIPLQNLGPKLENHELFPQKTNVSIAQIEKSGEINLRVWERGTGITASCGSAACAAFVASVLRKCLATKQTSVNLPGGKLLIEWSGNIFMTGDIGFL; translated from the coding sequence ATGGTAAGTAACCTAACAGACAAGATCCCGTTTGTAAAGATGCACGGTACTGGCAATAGTTTTGTTATCATAGACTCACGTTCAGCAAATAATTTAGACTGGAATTATAGACAAATTGCTGATCAAGGCAGTTGTGATCAAGTGATAATTATAACAATGTCTAATGCTGCAAACTGCTTTATGTATATCTACAATGCTGACGGTAGTCGAGCTGAAATGTGTGGAAACGCAGCACGCTGTGTTGGATATTTGATAATGTTAGAAAAAGGTACTGAATATATCACTATTGAGCTGATAAATAATCGTATCTTAGAATGTTTTAAAGTAGGTGATAAATCAATAAAGGTCAATATGGGTAAACCACTGCTTAAATGGAATGAAATTCCTCTTTCTTGTGAATGCGATCCCCTTTATCTACCTATAGAGGTTGAAATGCTGAAAGAGCCAGTTGCAGTAAATATTGGTAACCCTCATATAGTTTTTTTTGTTGATAACATAAGCGAAATACCATTGCAGAATTTAGGACCAAAGCTAGAAAATCACGAATTATTTCCTCAGAAAACAAATGTTAGTATTGCACAAATAGAAAAATCTGGAGAAATAAACTTAAGAGTTTGGGAAAGAGGAACAGGTATTACTGCTTCATGTGGTAGTGCAGCTTGTGCGGCATTTGTTGCATCTGTACTTCGTAAGTGTTTGGCTACTAAACAAACTTCAGTAAATTTACCAGGAGGTAAGTTACTGATTGAGTGGTCAGGAAATATATTTATGACTGGCGATATAGGGTTTTTATGA
- the sucC gene encoding ADP-forming succinate--CoA ligase subunit beta: MNIHEYQAKEILHKFNVPVPKGFVATSAEEVETQINQLKSDVFVVKAQIYAGGRGKAGGVKLAKSTKEAQQLVKDMLGITLVTHQTGSSGQQVKKVYIEEGSSIKKEYYLSLVVDPKLSRLVFIFSSEGGMDIEEVAKNSPTKIVNFNIDPATGFTSLDNNKLFNSFNLSSEQIGKVTNIAKNIYDAFITTDASQIEINPLVETNAGDFIALDAKINFDDNALYRHSEIVSLRDYDEEVKEEIEASKHGLSYIKMDGNIGCMVNGAGLAMATMDIIKYYGAEPANFLDVGGGASKETVTEAFKIILSDSNVKGILVNIFGGIMRCDIIASGIVAAAKEMSIKVPLVVRLSGTNFEEGKKILEESGLNIIAADELDEAAQKIVKEVK, translated from the coding sequence ATGAATATTCACGAATATCAAGCAAAGGAAATTTTACACAAGTTTAATGTTCCGGTACCAAAGGGTTTTGTTGCTACATCTGCAGAAGAAGTAGAAACTCAAATAAATCAACTAAAATCTGACGTGTTTGTGGTTAAAGCTCAGATTTATGCAGGTGGTAGGGGTAAGGCTGGTGGCGTAAAGCTAGCAAAGTCAACTAAAGAAGCTCAACAACTTGTAAAGGACATGCTTGGCATAACTTTAGTTACTCATCAAACAGGGTCAAGCGGACAGCAGGTAAAGAAAGTATACATTGAAGAAGGTTCAAGCATTAAAAAAGAGTACTATTTGAGTCTAGTAGTCGATCCAAAGCTTAGTAGGCTAGTATTTATATTTTCTTCAGAAGGTGGAATGGATATCGAAGAAGTGGCAAAAAATTCTCCTACAAAGATTGTGAATTTTAATATTGACCCTGCTACTGGTTTTACAAGTCTTGATAACAATAAGCTTTTCAATAGCTTTAATCTGAGTTCAGAACAAATAGGAAAGGTAACGAATATTGCAAAAAATATATATGATGCGTTTATTACAACTGATGCGAGCCAGATAGAAATTAATCCACTAGTTGAAACGAATGCTGGAGATTTTATTGCACTTGATGCTAAAATTAATTTTGATGACAATGCTCTATACCGTCATTCAGAAATCGTGAGCCTACGTGATTACGATGAAGAAGTCAAAGAAGAAATAGAAGCTTCAAAGCATGGGCTCAGTTATATAAAAATGGATGGCAATATTGGCTGTATGGTAAACGGTGCAGGTCTTGCTATGGCAACAATGGATATAATAAAGTACTACGGAGCAGAGCCTGCTAACTTTTTGGATGTTGGTGGTGGAGCGAGTAAAGAAACTGTAACTGAAGCATTTAAAATCATATTGTCTGATAGCAACGTAAAAGGAATTTTGGTTAACATATTTGGTGGTATAATGCGTTGCGATATTATTGCAAGTGGAATTGTTGCGGCTGCAAAAGAAATGAGCATTAAAGTTCCTCTAGTGGTTAGATTATCAGGTACTAATTTTGAAGAAGGAAAAAAAATTTTAGAAGAGTCGGGATTAAATATTATTGCTGCAGATGAGCTAGATGAAGCCGCGCAAAAGATAGTAAAAGAGGTAAAATAA
- the sucD gene encoding succinate--CoA ligase subunit alpha — MSVLVNKDTRLICQGFTGAQGTFHSEQAIDYGTKMVGGVTPGKGDSTHLNLPVFNTVAEAREKTDANATVIYVPAKFAAAAILEAIDAKIELIVCITEGIPILDMVKVKHALTGSKSRLIGPNCPGIITPEECKIGIMPGHIHKRGHIGIMSRSGTLTYEAVAQTTAVGLGQSTCIGIGGDPVHGITFVDCMELFLKDDDTHGIVVIGEIGGNEEEDVSHFIKAEKTKKPIIGFVAGQTAPPGRRMGHAGAIISSSGGSAGAKLEVMKSAGIAIAETPAVIGKKVLEVMSQCLA, encoded by the coding sequence ATGTCCGTTTTAGTAAATAAAGATACAAGGTTAATATGCCAGGGTTTTACTGGTGCACAAGGTACGTTTCATTCAGAACAAGCTATTGACTACGGGACGAAAATGGTTGGCGGTGTAACTCCTGGAAAGGGTGATAGCACTCACCTTAATTTACCAGTTTTTAATACTGTAGCAGAAGCTAGAGAAAAAACTGATGCGAATGCTACGGTAATATATGTACCTGCTAAATTTGCTGCTGCTGCAATACTTGAAGCAATAGATGCAAAAATAGAATTGATAGTTTGTATTACAGAGGGCATTCCTATACTTGACATGGTAAAAGTGAAGCATGCACTTACTGGCTCAAAAAGCCGATTGATTGGGCCAAACTGTCCAGGAATTATTACACCCGAAGAATGCAAAATAGGAATTATGCCAGGACATATTCACAAACGTGGACATATAGGAATTATGTCTCGCTCTGGAACTTTAACTTATGAAGCGGTAGCACAAACAACCGCTGTTGGTCTTGGTCAGTCAACATGTATAGGAATTGGAGGCGATCCTGTTCATGGCATTACGTTTGTTGACTGTATGGAGCTCTTTTTAAAAGATGACGATACTCATGGTATTGTAGTTATTGGTGAAATAGGTGGAAACGAAGAAGAAGATGTATCACATTTTATAAAGGCGGAAAAAACTAAAAAACCAATTATTGGATTTGTAGCAGGCCAAACAGCACCTCCAGGAAGACGTATGGGGCACGCTGGAGCTATTATTTCTTCAAGTGGAGGAAGTGCTGGTGCGAAGTTAGAAGTTATGAAGAGTGCTGGAATTGCAATTGCAGAAACTCCTGCGGTGATTGGTAAAAAAGTTTTGGAAGTAATGAGTCAGTGCTTGGCCTAG
- a CDS encoding biotin transporter BioY, with translation MFITQSSSRSTLAEILSCVLLLFLMAQISIPLKPVPITLQTLGLMLVGLKFNRRTAFYSVLTYLSLGAAGFPVFANFSGGHHIFLGPTGGYLIGCLVAVVVMSRVNELLNSKYKSFMCNSLSCLAGTVVIFICGISWLAIYVGLKQAIMVGVLPFILPGLVKIFLLVAALQYLKK, from the coding sequence ATGTTTATAACACAATCAAGCAGTAGGTCAACACTGGCTGAAATATTGTCTTGCGTTTTACTTTTATTCTTGATGGCTCAAATAAGCATACCATTGAAGCCTGTGCCTATCACATTGCAAACTTTAGGATTAATGCTTGTTGGGCTTAAATTTAACCGCAGAACAGCATTCTATTCTGTGCTTACATATCTATCACTTGGTGCAGCAGGATTTCCTGTTTTTGCGAATTTTTCTGGTGGTCATCATATTTTTCTCGGGCCAACAGGTGGATATTTGATTGGCTGTTTAGTTGCTGTTGTAGTAATGAGCAGAGTAAATGAATTACTGAACTCTAAATATAAATCATTTATGTGTAATTCTTTAAGTTGTCTGGCGGGTACAGTCGTAATCTTTATTTGTGGTATTAGTTGGCTTGCTATTTACGTGGGTCTGAAACAAGCAATAATGGTAGGTGTTTTACCATTCATCCTTCCTGGTTTGGTAAAAATTTTTCTACTTGTAGCAGCTTTGCAGTATTTGAAAAAATGA
- a CDS encoding 16S rRNA (uracil(1498)-N(3))-methyltransferase, whose protein sequence is MKKIRLYVEEALSQNVSLALHPRQSHYIYNVMRLKKHDNIYLFNGKDGEWLGEVVNISNKSTKIIIKERTKQQQHEKNLYLYCALVKSGALSNIVRQATEMGVTCIQFISTERTVVKNINLSRAKLQAIEAAEQSGRTSIPQIFLPINFCELSDSQNKNFVLCDETGEGQPPNKVLKGKKNVAIIVGPEGGFSSCELDSANKFCQKLSLGKRILRVDTAVVAALTFTNWYS, encoded by the coding sequence ATGAAAAAAATTAGGCTTTATGTTGAAGAAGCTTTATCACAAAATGTAAGTTTGGCGCTTCATCCACGACAAAGTCACTATATTTACAATGTAATGCGGCTTAAGAAGCATGATAACATCTATCTTTTTAATGGAAAGGATGGAGAATGGTTAGGAGAAGTAGTGAATATATCAAATAAATCGACAAAAATTATAATAAAAGAACGCACTAAACAACAACAACATGAAAAAAATCTATATTTGTATTGTGCTCTGGTAAAAAGCGGCGCCTTAAGCAACATAGTAAGACAAGCAACTGAAATGGGAGTAACCTGCATTCAATTTATTTCAACAGAACGTACAGTAGTAAAAAACATTAACCTAAGTAGAGCGAAATTACAGGCAATTGAAGCTGCGGAACAATCCGGTAGGACAAGTATACCACAGATTTTTCTTCCTATTAATTTTTGTGAATTATCCGATTCTCAGAATAAAAATTTTGTTTTGTGTGATGAAACAGGTGAAGGACAACCTCCTAATAAAGTTCTAAAAGGCAAGAAAAACGTTGCTATTATTGTTGGCCCCGAAGGTGGTTTTTCATCTTGCGAACTTGATTCTGCCAATAAATTTTGTCAGAAACTGAGTCTAGGAAAAAGAATTTTGAGAGTTGATACTGCTGTAGTTGCTGCATTAACCTTCACCAATTGGTATAGCTAG
- a CDS encoding glycoside hydrolase family 5 protein has translation MGKFHWSTLLFNRKVDSDLIKAAKEYKIGFIRLAPDKFETTQRDFLLGNADNYPGLISKDLKVLKDVLDAFHQQKIPVVLTMLSLPGSRWKQNNNDKDDLRLWSDQAFQKQAAKFWQDLAKELKDHPAIVGYNILNEPHPERLYNIADSAIYNVEQSKVQKNLFGFYSSVVNSIRQVDSETPIILDSSSYADSNTFNKFEPVSDKNVLYSFHIYEPFAYTNLKLNQGNFAYPGHVQSFDAKKSRVLE, from the coding sequence GTGGGGAAGTTCCACTGGTCTACTCTCCTTTTCAATAGAAAAGTTGATAGTGACTTAATCAAAGCAGCAAAGGAATACAAAATTGGTTTTATTCGTCTTGCTCCTGACAAATTTGAAACTACGCAACGTGACTTCCTCTTAGGCAATGCAGACAATTATCCGGGCCTGATTTCCAAAGACCTGAAAGTTCTGAAAGATGTTTTAGATGCTTTTCATCAACAAAAAATACCAGTAGTGTTAACGATGCTTAGCTTACCTGGATCTAGATGGAAGCAAAATAATAACGATAAAGATGATTTACGTTTATGGTCAGATCAAGCTTTTCAAAAACAAGCAGCAAAATTTTGGCAAGATCTTGCGAAAGAGCTTAAAGATCATCCTGCTATTGTTGGATATAATATCTTAAATGAACCACATCCAGAAAGGCTTTATAATATTGCAGATTCGGCTATTTATAACGTAGAACAAAGCAAAGTTCAGAAGAATCTATTTGGCTTTTATAGCAGCGTGGTAAACAGTATCCGCCAAGTTGACTCAGAGACCCCAATAATACTTGATAGCAGCAGTTATGCTGACTCTAATACTTTTAACAAATTTGAACCAGTTAGTGATAAAAATGTTCTTTATTCATTTCATATATATGAGCCCTTTGCTTATACAAACTTAAAATTAAACCAAGGTAACTTTGCCTACCCTGGGCATGTTCAATCTTTTGATGCAAAAAAAAGTAGAGTACTGGAATAA
- the rpsU gene encoding 30S ribosomal protein S21 gives MIEVSVHYGDVDRALPVLKKIIQKEGRGLKIKKKYHEKKSEKTAKKKAEARKKRYQQECRRQRYGW, from the coding sequence TTGATTGAAGTATCAGTCCATTATGGTGATGTAGATAGAGCTCTTCCAGTGTTGAAAAAAATAATTCAAAAGGAAGGAAGAGGGCTCAAAATAAAAAAAAAATATCACGAAAAGAAATCAGAGAAAACAGCTAAAAAAAAAGCTGAAGCAAGGAAAAAGAGATATCAGCAAGAATGCAGAAGACAGCGTTATGGTTGGTAG
- a CDS encoding nitroreductase family protein yields the protein MHYLKMMSKQDLLSLMKARHSGRSYDPTRAISQKEMDILIEAVRLTPSCFGDEPWRYVICNKQNNQSAWKKLLGCLDESNQKWAKDAQILIISLSAKNFRKQGKGENFWAKHDTGAANYALMLQAAAMNLMAHQMGGFDKKKVTESFNIPDDFNIMSVIAVGYEEEGAEVKEKKRRPIEEIFFYDEWPAS from the coding sequence ATGCACTATTTAAAAATGATGAGTAAACAAGATCTATTATCGTTGATGAAAGCAAGACACAGCGGACGTTCATACGATCCTACAAGAGCAATATCTCAGAAAGAAATGGATATTTTAATAGAAGCTGTAAGGCTAACACCCTCGTGTTTTGGTGATGAACCTTGGCGATATGTGATATGCAACAAACAGAACAATCAAAGCGCATGGAAAAAATTGCTCGGTTGCCTTGATGAATCTAATCAAAAGTGGGCAAAAGATGCACAAATACTAATTATATCTCTAAGCGCTAAGAACTTCCGTAAACAAGGTAAAGGAGAAAATTTTTGGGCTAAGCATGATACTGGTGCAGCAAATTATGCACTTATGCTGCAGGCTGCAGCTATGAACTTAATGGCACATCAGATGGGTGGCTTTGACAAGAAAAAAGTAACAGAAAGTTTTAATATACCTGATGATTTTAACATAATGTCAGTAATAGCAGTTGGTTATGAGGAAGAGGGTGCTGAAGTCAAAGAAAAAAAAAGAAGACCAATAGAAGAAATATTTTTTTATGACGAATGGCCAGCGAGCTGA
- the ltrA gene encoding group II intron reverse transcriptase/maturase has translation MSKTKSFDISKQLIWRAYKQVSKNKGAAGVDEVSITKVEENLKDNLYKLWNRMSSGSYFPEPVKAVAIPKDTGGQRILCVPSVFDRIGQTAAAMYLEPLVEPKFHEDSYGYRPNKSALDAVDTARKRCWRYDWTIDLDISGFFDNLDHGLALQAIKKHTDCKWVILYVERWMKAPIQQADGSKVVRDKGVPQGGSISPIISNIFMHHVFDIWMKKNYPTVPFERYVDDAIVHCRTEKQAEFVKVMIEERLAEYKLKLHPEKTQIVYCKDDNRSGGFPKQSFDFLGYTFRPRLARNKIGKYFVSFLPAISNKAKKKITTTIRSWKMLRNTHITLEEMSGKVNPIVRGWYQYYGKFYRTEVYKSLKNIERHLEKWVKRKYKRLRSHGRLARQFLGKVRKRSPDIFYHWTLGLGQKAE, from the coding sequence ATGAGTAAAACAAAGTCTTTTGATATATCAAAGCAACTTATTTGGAGAGCTTATAAACAAGTATCGAAAAATAAAGGTGCTGCTGGTGTGGATGAGGTTTCGATAACAAAGGTTGAAGAAAATCTAAAAGATAATCTGTACAAACTATGGAATAGGATGTCATCCGGAAGTTATTTTCCAGAGCCGGTAAAAGCTGTTGCGATACCAAAAGATACAGGAGGGCAAAGAATTTTATGTGTTCCTTCAGTATTCGACAGGATAGGGCAAACGGCTGCTGCTATGTATCTAGAGCCGCTGGTAGAACCAAAATTTCATGAGGATTCATATGGTTATAGACCAAATAAGTCTGCACTGGATGCGGTAGATACAGCTCGTAAAAGATGCTGGAGGTACGATTGGACGATAGATCTTGATATATCTGGATTTTTCGACAATTTGGACCACGGCTTGGCATTGCAAGCTATCAAAAAGCACACAGACTGCAAATGGGTCATACTGTATGTTGAGAGGTGGATGAAAGCCCCCATTCAGCAAGCAGATGGCAGTAAGGTAGTTAGGGATAAAGGAGTTCCGCAAGGAGGTTCAATTAGCCCAATCATCTCTAATATATTCATGCATCATGTGTTTGATATATGGATGAAAAAGAACTACCCGACGGTACCATTTGAGAGGTATGTGGATGATGCGATAGTACACTGCAGAACAGAGAAACAGGCAGAGTTTGTGAAAGTAATGATCGAAGAAAGATTGGCTGAGTATAAGTTGAAATTACATCCTGAAAAGACACAGATAGTGTACTGTAAGGATGACAATAGGAGTGGTGGATTTCCTAAACAAAGTTTTGATTTTCTGGGTTACACATTCAGACCCAGGTTAGCAAGAAATAAAATAGGGAAATATTTTGTCTCATTTCTCCCAGCAATTAGCAACAAGGCCAAGAAAAAGATTACTACAACCATAAGGTCATGGAAAATGCTACGAAATACGCATATAACATTAGAGGAGATGTCAGGAAAAGTAAATCCAATAGTCAGAGGCTGGTATCAGTACTATGGCAAATTTTACAGAACTGAAGTATACAAATCTCTAAAGAATATAGAGCGGCATCTAGAAAAGTGGGTGAAAAGGAAATATAAGAGACTCAGGAGTCACGGAAGACTAGCAAGACAATTTCTAGGAAAGGTGAGAAAGAGGTCTCCGGATATTTTCTATCACTGGACACTAGGGTTAGGCCAAAAGGCTGAATAA
- a CDS encoding IS110 family transposase has product MAEAKSKLKIINPDASGIDIGSTVHYVCAPEGRDEQRIQKFGCFTVDLHNLAKWLKKCQVRTVAMESTGVYWIPLFQILESYKFEVKLVNARHVKNVPGRKSDVQDCQWLQQLHSYGLLQGSFRPDNQMCVLRSYVRQRANLIENAAKHTQRMQKALIQMNIQLHKVISDINGLTGMKIIKAIIEGEKDPQKLAEFRNSNMKNDKPTIAKALTGDYREEHLFALKQEYAAYTFFQEQITECDKSIESYYKTFEAKSNENRMLNKIRKWKQKNGPDFAADEDLNRITGIDFTKVPGFDVLSVQTIISETGINHNKWPTEKHFSSWLGLSPANKITGGKIVGTGTRKVINRAANAFRMAAHCVLRSKSAIGAYSRRLKKRLGAPKAITATARKLACIFYQMLKYGQEYVEKGMNYYETLYKERVVKNLLKKAKEFGYILMKEEPIDEKGS; this is encoded by the coding sequence ATGGCAGAAGCAAAAAGTAAATTAAAAATAATAAACCCTGACGCATCAGGGATTGATATTGGCTCGACTGTACATTATGTATGTGCACCTGAAGGAAGAGATGAACAACGTATCCAAAAATTTGGGTGCTTTACAGTAGATCTACACAACTTAGCAAAGTGGTTAAAAAAGTGTCAGGTTAGAACTGTGGCCATGGAGTCAACTGGAGTATATTGGATTCCCTTATTTCAAATATTAGAATCATATAAATTTGAGGTAAAACTAGTAAATGCGCGACATGTCAAAAATGTGCCTGGTAGAAAGTCTGATGTTCAGGATTGTCAATGGCTGCAACAATTGCACAGCTATGGACTGCTTCAAGGATCATTTAGACCGGATAATCAAATGTGTGTATTGCGTAGTTACGTTAGACAACGTGCTAATCTAATTGAAAATGCAGCTAAACATACTCAACGTATGCAAAAAGCGCTAATTCAAATGAATATTCAATTGCATAAGGTTATTAGTGATATCAACGGTTTAACAGGCATGAAAATTATTAAAGCAATAATTGAAGGAGAGAAAGACCCCCAAAAACTAGCTGAATTTAGAAATTCAAACATGAAGAATGACAAGCCTACTATAGCAAAAGCATTAACAGGAGACTATAGAGAAGAACACTTGTTTGCACTAAAACAAGAATATGCAGCATATACTTTTTTTCAAGAGCAAATAACGGAATGTGATAAAAGTATAGAGAGTTACTATAAAACATTTGAGGCAAAGTCAAATGAGAACAGGATGTTGAATAAAATACGAAAGTGGAAGCAGAAGAATGGTCCAGATTTTGCTGCGGATGAGGATTTAAATCGAATAACCGGGATAGATTTTACTAAAGTCCCGGGATTTGATGTATTAAGTGTACAAACTATCATTTCGGAAACAGGTATAAATCATAATAAATGGCCAACAGAAAAACATTTTTCTTCCTGGCTTGGATTAAGCCCTGCTAATAAAATTACAGGAGGAAAAATTGTTGGAACAGGAACTCGTAAAGTTATTAACCGCGCTGCGAATGCATTTCGAATGGCTGCCCATTGTGTGTTGAGAAGCAAAAGTGCAATAGGTGCATATAGTAGAAGGCTGAAAAAAAGGCTAGGAGCACCAAAAGCAATAACTGCGACAGCAAGGAAATTAGCATGTATCTTTTATCAAATGTTGAAATATGGACAAGAATATGTAGAGAAAGGAATGAACTATTATGAAACACTTTACAAAGAGAGAGTAGTCAAAAATTTGCTTAAAAAAGCAAAGGAATTTGGTTATATACTAATGAAAGAGGAGCCGATAGATGAAAAAGGTTCTTAG